In a single window of the Streptacidiphilus sp. P02-A3a genome:
- a CDS encoding ScbR family autoregulator-binding transcription factor encodes MAQQGRAALTRRRLIQSAAQSFDTHGFRDAGLAEISGAAGVSNGALHFHFDTKEALAAAVEDEAMQALARLWEPVGGDLPALPSLQQLIDSTHALAALLREDVVVRAAFRMRYEGTSGIGRADPRAAWEAFVAARLDGAAAERTLAEGVPPKDAAQTITATTAGFEILGRTDPIWLSEDALLAFWRLLLPRLAAPEALARYPFDPAGSARK; translated from the coding sequence ATGGCCCAGCAAGGCCGCGCCGCCCTCACGCGGCGGCGCCTCATACAGTCAGCCGCGCAGAGCTTCGACACGCACGGGTTCCGCGACGCCGGACTCGCCGAGATCAGCGGCGCGGCCGGGGTCAGCAACGGTGCGCTGCACTTCCACTTCGACACCAAGGAAGCCCTCGCGGCGGCGGTCGAGGACGAGGCGATGCAGGCGCTGGCGCGGCTCTGGGAGCCGGTCGGCGGGGACCTCCCGGCGCTCCCGTCGTTGCAGCAACTCATCGACAGCACACACGCGCTGGCTGCGCTGCTGCGTGAGGACGTGGTGGTCAGGGCGGCTTTCCGGATGCGCTACGAGGGCACCTCGGGGATCGGCCGGGCGGATCCCCGGGCGGCCTGGGAGGCCTTCGTCGCGGCCCGTCTGGACGGGGCCGCGGCGGAGCGGACGCTGGCCGAGGGGGTGCCGCCGAAGGACGCCGCGCAGACCATCACGGCGACTACGGCGGGCTTCGAGATCCTGGGCCGGACCGATCCGATCTGGCTCTCCGAGGACGCGCTGCTGGCGTTCTGGCGGCTGCTGCTGCCCCGCCTGGCGGCCCCGGAGGCCCTGGCCCGGTACCCGTTCGACCCGGCCGGCTCGGCGCGAAAATAA
- a CDS encoding NAD(P)H-binding protein codes for MLLVTGASGTVGREVIGLLPPGQPARVLLRDPARAGTISGRPGLQVVPGDYDDRRSLAAAMAGVRAVFQVTCDPNRPEQDQALIDAARAAGVRQLVKLSALAVSDPEADDLITRWQRDSEQRVRASGLCWTLLRPRAFMSNALRWADSVRTASVVRALHGTAPHACVDPRDVARVAVRALTEPGHEGRTYALTGPEPVSPAQQVGMLAQVLGRPLRFEELTEEQARQGLLRRYPPELAEALLASAARQRDGGKALVTGTVARLTGRAPGSFRAWARDHAHAFGDPVPAAH; via the coding sequence ATGCTGTTGGTGACGGGGGCGAGCGGCACGGTGGGCCGCGAGGTGATCGGGCTGCTGCCACCCGGGCAACCCGCCCGGGTACTGCTGCGGGACCCGGCCCGGGCCGGGACGATCAGCGGACGCCCCGGGCTGCAGGTCGTCCCGGGCGACTACGACGACCGGCGCAGCTTGGCGGCGGCGATGGCCGGAGTCCGCGCGGTGTTCCAGGTCACCTGCGACCCGAACCGCCCGGAGCAGGACCAGGCCCTGATCGACGCGGCCCGCGCGGCCGGGGTGCGGCAGCTGGTGAAGCTCTCCGCACTCGCGGTGAGCGACCCGGAGGCGGACGACCTGATCACCCGCTGGCAGCGGGACAGCGAGCAGCGGGTGCGCGCCTCGGGACTGTGCTGGACCCTGCTGCGGCCGCGGGCGTTCATGTCCAACGCGCTCCGCTGGGCCGACTCGGTGCGCACCGCGTCCGTGGTCCGGGCGCTGCACGGCACCGCTCCGCACGCCTGCGTCGACCCCCGGGACGTGGCCCGAGTGGCGGTGCGGGCCCTCACCGAGCCCGGACACGAGGGTCGGACCTACGCGCTCACCGGGCCGGAGCCGGTGAGCCCGGCGCAGCAGGTCGGGATGCTCGCGCAGGTGCTCGGCCGACCGCTGCGGTTCGAGGAACTGACCGAGGAACAGGCCCGGCAGGGGCTGCTCCGGCGCTACCCGCCGGAGCTGGCCGAGGCGCTGCTGGCCAGTGCCGCCCGCCAGCGGGACGGCGGCAAGGCGCTGGTGACCGGAACCGTCGCCCGGCTCACCGGACGCGCTCCGGGCAGCTTCCGGGCCTGGGCCCGCGACCACGCGCACGCCTTCGGCGATCCGGTCCCGGCCGCCCACTGA